One window of the Rhipicephalus sanguineus isolate Rsan-2018 chromosome 2, BIME_Rsan_1.4, whole genome shotgun sequence genome contains the following:
- the LOC119382126 gene encoding uncharacterized protein LOC119382126, with amino-acid sequence MASGDLLLEIRDSEQHTRLNKLVAFGETPVTVSAHRSMNTARGVVSDSDLIYLSEAELLEGWKGQNVTNVQRIVIRRENKEIPTKHLILTFNSSDLPQTIETEYTKTPVRPYIPNPRRCFQCQRFGHGSRSCRGRPTCAKCGAQGHDSDNCDAAPHCVNCDGAHAAYSRSCPNWKKEKEIISLKVRENISFREARKRCSPFHTNTYADAARKGAAPHQPLPHQRPASSEPLAMAPAPVVAVAKAAPPTQPQSLATPGSSSLKTLPRQARSPTRTKGPRPRASSASQEVMETTPALPGPKDRRGSQDRARKAKKPVTGPGDGPAT; translated from the coding sequence ATGGCGAGCGGAGACCTCCTCCTAGAGATCCGTGATAGCGAACAGCACACCAGACTGAACAAGCTTGTGGCATTCGGAGAAACTCCTGTAACAGTCTCAGCACATCGTTCTATGAACACAGCACGCGGAGTCGTGTCTGACTCAGATCTTATCTACTTGTCTGAAGCcgagctcctcgaaggctggaagggcCAAAATGTTACGAACGTACAGCGCATAGTCATCCGacgggaaaataaagaaatccctACAAAACACCTGATACTAACCTTCAATTCCAGCGACTTGCCACAAACCATAGAAACAGAGTACACAAAAACACCAGTCAGACCCTACATaccaaaccctcgccgatgctttcagtgtcaaagGTTCGGCCATGGCTCTcgaagctgccgtggtcgacccacctgcgcaaaatgcggaGCTCAAGGCCACGACTCTGACAATTGCGACGCTGCACctcactgtgtgaactgtgaCGGTGCACACGCCGCATACTCTCGATCatgtccaaactggaaaaaggaaaaagaaattatcaGTCTAAAAGTCCGCGAGAACATCTCCTTCAGAGAAGCTCGCAAAAGGTGTTCGCCATTCCACACTaacacctatgctgatgcggcgcgcaagGGGGCAGCACCGCACCAGCCTCTGCCTCACCAACGACCCGCTAGCAGCGAGCCGTTGGCTATGGCAcccgcccccgtggtggcagtagcTAAGGCTGCTCCACCCACTCAGCCACAGAGCctcgcgactccagggtcgtcgagtCTCAAGACTTTGCCTCGTCAGGCGAGGTCTCCAACACGAACAAAAGGCCCGCGcccgcgggcatccagtgcctcccaggaagTAATGGAGACAACTCCGGCACTTCCTGGGCCGAAGGACCGGCGCGGCTCTCAGGACCGCGCCAGGAAAGCCAAAAAACCCGTAACGGGGCCGGGTGACGGTCCTGCTACATAA
- the LOC119382127 gene encoding uncharacterized protein LOC119382127, which translates to MPDEEGTSSSSTTNASELKLPHFWPKNPRVWFSQVEARFQLRRITSQESTYLHVVAALPPDIADAIDDVLASPPSEKAYDELKSTVLKRLEASEQSRLQQLLSHEELGDKRPSQLLHRMRQLLGQQASEERQQPLLRELFLQRLPQSNG; encoded by the coding sequence aTGCCAGACGAGGAAGGCACTTCAAGCTCATCCACAACCAACGCCTCGGAGTTAAAGCTTCCACATTTTTGGCCCAAAAACCCCAGGGTGTGGTTCAGCCAAGTCGAGGCCCGCTTCCAGCTTCGACGCATCACATCGCAGGAGTCGACATACCTCCACGTCGTTGCAGCATTGCCACCTGACATCGCTGACGCCATAGACGATGTGCTCGCCTCCCCTCCATCGGAGAAGGCCTACGACGAACTAAAAAGCACCGTCCTGAAACGTCTTGAGGCGTCCGAACAGAGCAGGCTGCAACAACTCCTGTCTCATGAAGAGCTCGGTGACAAGCGTCCCTCGCAACTTCTCCACCGAATGCGTCAGCTGCTGGGCCAACAAGCGTCAGAGGAGCGTCAACAGCCATTGCTTCGCGAGTTGTTTTTGCAGAGACTGCCACAGTCAAACGGATGA